The following are encoded in a window of Persephonella sp. genomic DNA:
- a CDS encoding phosphatidate cytidylyltransferase has product MSELLVRTITGIILAAAAVFSVLYFPVWLFKITIALITGIGTWEIFHLLSKRFEGINPLFFGISGFFLSIIFLFLPPFLIFFLIFLISFYTAHRVYSLDTLTASVFGLSYGVFFISSLALLHEQNKYLMFVLFATVWAGDTMAYFVGKTFGKHRLAPRLSPKKTWEGAFGSIIGSVFAGGLAAYLFEIPEAIIPVLIASILMQIGDLFESFLKRQVGEKDSSHLIPGHGGILDRIDALIFASVVFVIFFQIKNTL; this is encoded by the coding sequence ATGAGCGAACTTCTTGTCAGGACTATTACAGGAATTATTTTAGCAGCTGCTGCTGTTTTTTCTGTTCTGTATTTTCCTGTCTGGCTTTTTAAAATAACTATCGCCCTGATTACAGGCATTGGAACATGGGAAATTTTCCACCTTCTCAGCAAAAGATTTGAAGGTATTAATCCCCTGTTTTTTGGGATCTCTGGATTTTTTCTTTCCATTATTTTTCTCTTTTTACCTCCTTTTCTGATTTTTTTCCTTATTTTTCTGATCAGTTTCTATACCGCACACAGGGTTTACAGTTTAGACACATTAACAGCATCTGTATTTGGTCTTTCTTACGGGGTTTTTTTTATATCCTCACTTGCCCTTCTCCATGAGCAGAATAAATACCTTATGTTTGTTTTGTTTGCAACAGTCTGGGCAGGTGATACGATGGCATATTTTGTAGGGAAGACTTTTGGGAAACACAGACTTGCCCCAAGACTATCCCCCAAAAAAACATGGGAAGGTGCATTTGGAAGTATAATAGGATCGGTTTTTGCAGGAGGGTTAGCAGCATACCTTTTTGAGATACCTGAAGCGATTATTCCTGTCTTAATAGCATCTATTCTTATGCAGATAGGGGATCTGTTTGAAAGTTTTTTAAAAAGACAGGTTGGGGAGAAAGATTCCTCCCATCTCATACCAGGACATGGGGGGATACTTGACAGGATTGATGCACTTATCTTCGCATCTGTTGTTTTTGTAATTTTCTTTCAGATTAAAAATACCTTATGA